One part of the Flavobacterium johnsoniae UW101 genome encodes these proteins:
- a CDS encoding M14 family metallopeptidase, protein MNLEELFNQYKEQSIEGRYLTLDHIKPLLDKLNTNNEVKVIGKSVLGEPIYSYQFGTGKTRIYLWSQMHGNESTTTKALFDFINVLNSKSDFAAKMLNTFTFYAIPILNPDGARLYTRENANKIDLNRDSQNLTQPESNVLREVFEAFKPDFCFNLHDQRTIFGAGDTGKPATVSFLAPSYNEEREINENRQKAINLIAGINDELQKYIPGQVGRFDDSFNINCIGDTFQFLGVPTILFEAGHYPNDYDREITRKYIFFSLISSFKLISENDLVVNRNSDYLNISQNKVVFYDFMYKNIKINYDGIEIITNFVAQYKEELIENKIHFNAYIVEAGELENYFGHYEYDGRGAVYSDDYSNIPKMNQKADFYLNKNIKFVNGLIKS, encoded by the coding sequence ATGAATTTAGAAGAATTATTTAACCAATACAAAGAACAATCAATTGAAGGACGTTATCTAACTTTAGATCATATCAAACCTTTATTAGATAAATTAAATACTAATAATGAAGTAAAAGTTATTGGCAAATCTGTTTTAGGAGAACCTATATATAGTTACCAATTTGGGACAGGAAAAACACGTATATATTTATGGTCTCAAATGCACGGTAACGAAAGCACTACAACCAAAGCACTTTTTGACTTTATTAATGTATTAAACAGCAAATCTGATTTTGCAGCAAAAATGCTTAATACATTTACATTTTATGCCATTCCTATCTTAAATCCTGACGGCGCCAGACTTTACACTCGCGAGAACGCAAATAAAATTGACTTAAACCGCGATTCTCAAAACCTTACACAGCCGGAAAGTAATGTTCTAAGAGAGGTTTTCGAAGCTTTTAAGCCTGATTTTTGCTTTAACCTTCACGATCAGCGTACTATTTTTGGTGCAGGTGACACAGGAAAACCTGCAACGGTTTCTTTTTTGGCTCCATCTTATAATGAGGAAAGAGAAATAAATGAAAACCGCCAAAAAGCTATCAATTTAATTGCCGGAATTAACGATGAATTGCAGAAATATATTCCCGGACAAGTGGGCAGATTTGACGATTCGTTCAATATAAACTGTATAGGAGACACTTTTCAGTTTTTAGGTGTTCCTACTATATTATTTGAAGCAGGCCATTATCCTAACGACTACGATAGGGAAATCACCAGAAAATACATATTTTTCTCACTAATTTCGAGCTTTAAGCTTATAAGCGAAAACGATTTAGTTGTCAATAGAAATTCCGATTATTTGAATATTTCACAAAATAAAGTGGTTTTTTATGATTTTATGTATAAAAATATCAAAATAAATTATGATGGTATCGAAATTATTACGAATTTTGTCGCACAATACAAAGAAGAATTGATTGAAAATAAGATTCATTTTAATGCTTACATAGTCGAGGCAGGCGAATTGGAAAATTATTTTGGTCATTACGAATACGATGGAAGAGGAGCTGTTTATTCTGATGATTATTCTAATATTCCGAAAATGAACCAAAAAGCAGATTTTTATTTAAATAAAAACATTAAATTTGTTAACGGGTTGATAAAAAGTTAA
- a CDS encoding Lrp/AsnC family transcriptional regulator — MSKFRLDEVDHQILDMLIDNTRVPFTDIAKKLLISAGTVHVRVKKMEDAGIIMGSSLALDYDKLGYSFIAYVGVFLNNTSQTKFVLERINQIPFVTVASVTTGKFNIFCKIRAKDTKHAKEVIFMIDDIDGVYRTETMISLEESINDKKRLMHTIFKNM; from the coding sequence ATGAGTAAATTTCGTTTAGATGAAGTAGATCACCAGATTTTAGATATGTTAATAGACAACACGAGAGTACCGTTTACTGACATTGCAAAAAAACTATTGATTTCTGCTGGTACAGTACACGTTAGAGTAAAAAAGATGGAGGATGCCGGTATCATCATGGGGTCTTCATTAGCCTTAGATTACGATAAATTAGGTTATTCATTTATTGCTTATGTTGGGGTTTTCCTTAACAATACATCACAAACTAAATTTGTACTAGAGCGTATCAATCAAATTCCGTTCGTAACAGTAGCTTCTGTAACGACAGGAAAATTCAATATCTTTTGTAAAATCAGAGCAAAAGATACTAAACACGCAAAAGAAGTTATTTTCATGATTGATGATATCGATGGTGTTTACAGAACTGAAACTATGATTTCATTAGAGGAAAGTATTAACGATAAGAAGCGTTTGATGCATACTATTTTTAAAAATATGTAA